Proteins encoded by one window of Sorangium aterium:
- a CDS encoding phytoene desaturase family protein: protein MQSGDPDAIVVGAGPNGLTAAAYLARAGFSVLVLEAEREPGGAVRTREVTLPGFRHDLGAAFFPFGQTSPALVPLDLPGAGLVWRHAPIDSAHPAPDGTCASIARDVDATARSLGEDGPAWRRIAGWHAATRERMLNALLSTPPALGQLLRLGPLNLLRLAQVALSSGRGFATRTFRTEAARRVVPGLALHTDVGPDDPCGAIVGFMLTVLASSGGFAVPEGGAGSITSALLRRVEERGGALRCGARVDQIIARQGRAAAVRLDDGQEIRARRAIVADLAAPTLYLRLLASELVPERVQRAMRRFRQGFGTFKMDWALDGPTPWSHEDAARAAVVHAGDSLDDLSAFTRQVRAGSLPEHPYLVIGQQSLVDPTRAPAGRHTLWAYSRVPSSIEGGWAGSRERFADRIEARIEELAPGFRQRIIARTIWAPDDLEAMDANLIGGDLGGGSADIRHQLIFRPVFPYFRYRTPLRGLYLGSSYAHPGAGVHGACGRNAALAVLEDEG, encoded by the coding sequence ATGCAGAGTGGAGACCCTGATGCGATCGTGGTGGGCGCGGGACCGAACGGCCTCACAGCGGCGGCGTACCTCGCCCGCGCGGGCTTCTCGGTGCTCGTCCTGGAAGCCGAGCGAGAGCCGGGCGGCGCGGTCCGCACGCGCGAGGTGACGCTCCCGGGGTTCCGCCACGATCTCGGCGCGGCGTTCTTCCCCTTCGGGCAGACGAGCCCGGCGCTGGTGCCGCTCGATTTGCCGGGGGCCGGCCTCGTGTGGCGGCACGCGCCGATCGACAGCGCTCACCCGGCGCCCGACGGGACGTGCGCCTCGATCGCGCGGGACGTCGACGCGACGGCGCGGTCGCTCGGCGAAGACGGCCCCGCATGGCGCCGGATCGCCGGCTGGCACGCGGCCACCCGTGAGCGGATGCTGAACGCGCTCCTGTCCACGCCGCCCGCCCTCGGGCAGCTGCTCCGGCTCGGACCCCTCAACCTGCTCCGCCTCGCGCAGGTGGCCCTCTCGAGCGGACGTGGCTTCGCGACGCGCACCTTCCGGACCGAGGCGGCCCGACGCGTCGTCCCCGGGCTCGCCCTCCACACCGACGTGGGCCCGGACGATCCCTGCGGAGCGATCGTCGGCTTCATGCTGACCGTGCTCGCCTCGAGCGGCGGCTTCGCGGTGCCCGAGGGCGGCGCCGGCTCGATCACGAGCGCGTTGCTCCGGCGCGTCGAGGAGCGCGGGGGCGCCCTCCGCTGCGGCGCCCGGGTCGACCAGATCATCGCCAGGCAGGGGCGGGCGGCCGCGGTCCGGCTCGACGACGGCCAGGAGATCCGCGCCCGCCGCGCGATCGTCGCCGATCTGGCCGCGCCGACGCTCTACCTCCGCCTGCTCGCGTCAGAGCTGGTTCCCGAGCGGGTGCAGCGCGCCATGCGCCGGTTCCGCCAGGGGTTCGGCACCTTCAAGATGGACTGGGCGCTCGACGGCCCGACGCCGTGGTCCCACGAGGACGCCGCGCGCGCGGCGGTCGTGCACGCGGGCGACAGCCTCGACGATCTCTCGGCCTTCACGCGGCAGGTGCGCGCCGGGTCGCTCCCCGAGCACCCCTATCTCGTGATCGGGCAGCAGTCGCTGGTCGATCCGACGCGCGCGCCGGCCGGCCGCCACACCCTGTGGGCCTACTCCCGCGTCCCCTCCTCCATCGAGGGCGGCTGGGCGGGCTCGCGCGAGCGCTTCGCCGATCGCATCGAGGCGCGGATCGAGGAGCTCGCCCCCGGCTTCCGGCAGAGGATCATCGCCCGGACGATCTGGGCGCCGGACGATCTCGAGGCGATGGATGCAAACCTCATCGGCGGTGATCTTGGCGGAGGCTCGGCCGATATCCGGCACCAGCTCATCTTCCGGCCGGTGTTCCCCTATTTCCGCTACCGGACGCCGCTCCGCGGCCTGTATCTAGGCTCGTCCTATGCGCATCCCGGCGCCGGGGTCCACGGCGCGTGCGGGCGCAATGCGGCCCTGGCGGTGCTGGAGGACGAGGGCTAG
- a CDS encoding alkaline phosphatase family protein: MNKRNGSTRDPLTRRHVLTGLGAALGASAFGCSTPEGAMVLDNAPPSMGGAGESDGAGGAGGSGGTGSSGQPEDGEAGGALDRCTETGGLSPAELLAPINTIVVLCMENRSFDHYLGSLLLKEGRQIDGLTGTESNRALDGTLISPFRLDNFTPTDPPHSWDAAHTQWNQGRNDGFVIAHAGPDQRDVMGYHVREQLPILYALADASAICQRWFSSVLGPTWPNRLFLHGATSRGVSRNVPVTGFTSVFELLSDAGISSRNYFHDVPWCSGAYFRFKGVSGIERFFEDAAAGILPSFSVIDPQFFGATANDDHPDHDVQLGQVLIASIYNALAKSPQWGQCLLVITYDEHGGFFDHVAPPTTTDDDPLFTQLGFRVPSIVAGPFVRRGCAVSTVLDHASVIRTLEARFDLPSLNARSAGANDLSCCIDPALLRDPQEPILLPAMDISLSRLRSRTESGISQPELWEAAERGLIPRHLDRRAEGPAIARRVLAHAERLGTARLRD, translated from the coding sequence ATGAACAAACGGAATGGTTCGACGCGTGATCCTCTGACCCGCCGCCATGTGCTGACCGGGCTCGGCGCTGCGCTCGGCGCCTCGGCCTTCGGATGCAGCACCCCAGAGGGCGCGATGGTGCTCGACAACGCCCCGCCGAGCATGGGCGGCGCGGGCGAGAGCGACGGAGCGGGTGGCGCGGGTGGCTCAGGAGGAACAGGCAGCTCGGGACAGCCGGAAGATGGCGAGGCCGGCGGCGCTCTGGATCGCTGCACGGAGACGGGAGGTCTGAGCCCGGCGGAGCTGCTGGCGCCCATCAACACCATCGTCGTTCTCTGTATGGAGAACCGCTCCTTCGACCACTATCTCGGCTCGCTGCTGCTGAAGGAGGGCCGGCAGATCGACGGTCTGACAGGCACAGAATCGAACCGAGCGCTCGATGGAACGCTGATCTCGCCCTTCCGGCTCGACAACTTCACGCCCACCGACCCGCCGCACAGCTGGGACGCAGCCCACACGCAGTGGAATCAAGGGAGGAACGACGGGTTCGTCATCGCGCACGCAGGGCCCGACCAGCGCGACGTCATGGGCTATCACGTGCGGGAGCAGCTGCCGATCCTCTACGCGCTCGCAGACGCGTCGGCGATCTGCCAGCGCTGGTTCTCCTCGGTGCTCGGCCCGACGTGGCCGAACCGGCTCTTCCTCCACGGCGCCACGTCGAGGGGCGTCTCGAGGAACGTGCCGGTCACCGGCTTCACGAGCGTGTTCGAGCTGCTGAGCGACGCAGGGATCTCGAGCAGGAACTACTTCCACGACGTCCCGTGGTGCTCGGGTGCGTACTTCAGATTCAAGGGCGTGTCCGGGATCGAGCGCTTCTTCGAGGACGCGGCCGCGGGGATCCTCCCCTCGTTCTCCGTCATCGATCCCCAGTTCTTCGGCGCCACCGCGAACGACGACCACCCGGACCACGACGTGCAGCTCGGTCAGGTGCTCATCGCCAGCATCTACAACGCGCTGGCGAAGAGCCCGCAGTGGGGCCAGTGCCTCCTCGTGATCACCTACGACGAGCACGGCGGCTTCTTCGACCACGTCGCGCCGCCGACGACGACGGACGACGACCCCCTGTTCACCCAGCTCGGGTTCCGGGTGCCGTCGATCGTCGCGGGCCCGTTCGTCCGGAGGGGCTGCGCGGTGAGCACCGTGCTCGATCACGCGTCGGTGATCCGCACGCTGGAAGCGCGCTTCGATCTCCCCTCGCTGAACGCGCGCTCCGCCGGCGCGAACGATCTGTCGTGCTGCATCGATCCGGCGCTCCTCCGCGATCCTCAGGAGCCGATCCTGCTGCCCGCGATGGACATCTCCCTGTCGCGGCTGCGCTCGCGCACCGAGTCCGGGATCTCTCAGCCGGAGCTGTGGGAGGCCGCGGAGCGCGGGCTCATCCCGCGGCACCTCGACCGCCGGGCCGAGGGTCCGGCCATCGCCCGGCGGGTGCTGGCGCACGCGGAGCGGCTCGGCACGGCGAGGCTCAGGGACTGA
- the murJ gene encoding murein biosynthesis integral membrane protein MurJ, with translation MPPDLDPPAAIQAGTTPASAALGAPQTTSAGPPAAGQQTQTATSAARSSAMVTAGIILSRLVGLLRQRVTAHFFGTSELADVIAAAFRAGNITQNLLGEGTLSATFIPVYARLRAAGDARRASHFALSALGLLLVAAAVASIAGVLAAPWLSFVVAAGFDADKLASTTRIVRIIFPMTGLLVLSAWGLGVLNAHRRFFLPYAAPVAWSAAQIAGLLACGAWLGMRGEPLAEALAWSALAGAALQLSLLLPSARSLLGGLTPRLDARDPSVREAGSKLPAALLGRGIIQVSGLVDTLLVSFLGAGANAAFNYAQTVYLLPMSVLGVGEAAVALPEMARDTAEADVARRNEALSRRLGASLARITVLTVPAAAVFMVLGRELITLLLQTGTFDKASTARVEPLVCAYGLALLGNAAGRVLITASFALGDTRTPARYALYRVVVSTAVALLLMRWLDVLGVVLGAVIAGWVEAIALGHRVRREIGGLGLDQIRIGRVALLAAISVGCGAAVKAALPEAAAAAPWGAALILAACGGAFAVAAPALGLFSLKSLLRRR, from the coding sequence GTGCCGCCCGATCTCGATCCGCCCGCCGCCATTCAGGCAGGGACCACGCCGGCGAGCGCAGCCCTGGGCGCGCCCCAGACGACCAGCGCAGGCCCGCCGGCGGCCGGGCAGCAGACGCAGACGGCGACCAGCGCGGCGCGCTCCTCGGCGATGGTCACCGCAGGGATCATCCTCTCGCGGCTCGTCGGGCTGCTCCGCCAGCGGGTGACGGCGCACTTCTTCGGTACATCCGAGCTCGCCGACGTGATCGCGGCGGCGTTCCGCGCGGGGAACATCACCCAGAACCTGCTTGGCGAGGGGACGCTCTCCGCGACCTTCATCCCCGTCTACGCGCGCCTCCGCGCGGCCGGCGACGCACGACGCGCGTCGCACTTCGCGCTCTCCGCCCTCGGACTCCTGCTCGTCGCCGCCGCGGTCGCGTCGATCGCCGGCGTGCTCGCGGCGCCGTGGCTGTCCTTCGTGGTCGCCGCAGGCTTCGACGCCGACAAGCTCGCCAGCACGACCCGGATCGTCCGGATCATCTTCCCGATGACCGGCCTGCTCGTGCTGTCGGCGTGGGGGCTCGGCGTGCTGAACGCGCACCGGCGCTTCTTCCTCCCGTACGCCGCGCCCGTCGCGTGGAGCGCCGCCCAGATCGCGGGGCTGCTCGCGTGCGGCGCGTGGCTCGGCATGCGCGGGGAGCCGCTCGCCGAGGCGCTCGCGTGGAGCGCGCTCGCGGGCGCGGCGCTGCAGCTCTCGCTGTTGCTCCCGTCGGCGCGCTCGCTGCTCGGCGGGCTCACGCCGCGCCTCGACGCGCGCGACCCGAGCGTCCGCGAGGCCGGCAGCAAGCTGCCCGCCGCGCTGCTCGGCCGCGGGATCATCCAGGTGTCCGGGCTCGTCGACACGCTCCTCGTGAGCTTCCTCGGCGCCGGCGCGAACGCCGCCTTCAACTACGCGCAGACGGTCTACCTCCTGCCGATGAGCGTCCTCGGCGTCGGCGAGGCCGCGGTCGCGTTGCCCGAGATGGCGCGCGACACGGCCGAGGCCGACGTCGCGCGGCGCAACGAGGCGCTGTCGCGCCGGCTCGGGGCGTCGCTCGCGCGGATCACGGTGCTCACCGTGCCGGCCGCGGCCGTGTTCATGGTGCTCGGGCGGGAGCTCATCACGCTGCTGCTGCAGACCGGGACGTTCGACAAGGCGTCGACGGCCCGGGTCGAGCCGCTCGTGTGCGCCTACGGGCTCGCGCTGCTCGGGAACGCCGCCGGGCGCGTGCTGATCACCGCCTCGTTCGCGCTGGGGGACACGAGGACCCCGGCCCGCTACGCGCTCTATCGCGTGGTCGTCAGCACCGCCGTCGCGCTCCTCCTGATGCGGTGGCTCGACGTGCTCGGCGTGGTGCTCGGCGCCGTCATCGCAGGGTGGGTCGAGGCGATCGCCCTCGGGCACCGCGTGCGGCGCGAGATCGGCGGGCTCGGCCTGGATCAGATCCGGATCGGCCGCGTGGCCTTGCTCGCGGCCATATCGGTCGGCTGCGGCGCCGCGGTGAAGGCGGCGCTGCCGGAGGCGGCGGCCGCGGCGCCGTGGGGTGCCGCGCTCATCCTCGCTGCGTGCGGCGGCGCCTTCGCCGTCGCGGCGCCCGCGCTCGGGCTCTTCAGCCTGAAGTCCCTCCTGCGCCGGAGGTGA
- the proS gene encoding proline--tRNA ligase translates to MAKNEAPKTAITPTRNEDYPEWYQQVVRAADLAESSPVRGCMVIKPWGYAIWENIQRELDSMFKATGHKNAYFPLFIPKSFLEKEAEHVEGFAKECAVVTHHRLVPGPGGGLIPDPQARLEEPLIVRPTSETIIGAAFASWVQSYRDLPLLINQWANVVRWELRTRLFLRTAEFLWQEGHTAHASAAEAREETLRMLGVYATFARDFMAMPVLEGPKTASERFPGAVDTYAIEAMMQDRKALQAGTSHFLGQNFAKASGIKFQTKEETEEYAWTTSWGVSTRLVGGLIMTHSDDDGLVLPPRLAPAHVVILPVYRGDDTRAKIDEYIDGLAKELRAQRFGERRVEVEIDRRDIRGGEKQWEWVKKGVPLRIEIGPRDVDAGVAMVMRRDRSPKDKSSIARGELVGRITEILGDIQATLYARALAVRDSNTHVINSRADFDAFFASTGGKEAQGGFALAHWSGDPEIETAVKDAHKVTIRCIPTGGFEGAPWADALTGEGQCIFTGKPSPRRVVFAKSY, encoded by the coding sequence GTGGCCAAGAACGAAGCGCCGAAGACCGCCATTACGCCCACCCGCAACGAGGACTACCCGGAGTGGTACCAGCAGGTCGTGCGCGCGGCCGACCTCGCGGAGAGCTCCCCGGTCCGCGGCTGCATGGTCATCAAGCCGTGGGGCTACGCGATCTGGGAGAACATCCAGCGCGAGCTCGACAGCATGTTCAAGGCGACCGGGCACAAGAACGCCTACTTCCCGCTGTTCATCCCGAAGTCGTTCCTCGAAAAGGAAGCGGAGCACGTCGAGGGGTTCGCGAAGGAGTGCGCCGTGGTCACCCACCACCGGCTCGTCCCCGGCCCTGGCGGCGGGCTCATTCCCGACCCTCAGGCCCGGCTGGAAGAGCCGCTCATCGTGCGCCCCACGTCCGAGACGATCATCGGCGCGGCGTTCGCGAGCTGGGTGCAGAGCTACCGGGATCTCCCCTTGCTGATCAACCAGTGGGCGAACGTCGTGCGCTGGGAGCTCCGGACGCGCCTGTTCCTGCGGACGGCGGAGTTCCTGTGGCAGGAGGGGCACACGGCGCACGCGAGCGCGGCCGAGGCGCGCGAGGAGACGCTCCGCATGCTCGGGGTCTACGCGACGTTTGCGCGCGACTTCATGGCGATGCCCGTCCTCGAGGGGCCGAAGACGGCGAGCGAGCGCTTCCCCGGGGCGGTCGACACCTATGCGATCGAGGCGATGATGCAGGACCGGAAGGCCTTGCAGGCCGGGACGAGCCACTTCCTGGGGCAGAACTTCGCGAAGGCGAGCGGCATCAAGTTCCAGACCAAGGAGGAGACCGAGGAGTACGCCTGGACGACGTCCTGGGGCGTGTCGACGCGCCTCGTCGGCGGGCTGATCATGACCCACAGCGACGACGACGGCCTGGTGCTCCCGCCGCGCCTCGCGCCCGCGCACGTCGTGATCCTCCCCGTTTACCGGGGCGACGACACGCGAGCCAAGATCGACGAGTACATCGACGGGCTCGCGAAGGAGCTCCGGGCGCAGCGCTTCGGCGAGCGCCGCGTCGAGGTCGAGATCGATCGGCGCGACATCCGCGGCGGCGAGAAGCAGTGGGAGTGGGTGAAGAAGGGCGTCCCCCTGCGCATCGAGATCGGGCCGCGCGACGTCGACGCCGGCGTGGCCATGGTGATGCGCAGGGACCGCTCGCCGAAAGACAAGTCGAGCATCGCGCGCGGGGAGCTCGTGGGGCGCATCACGGAGATCCTTGGCGACATTCAGGCGACGCTCTACGCGCGCGCGCTCGCCGTGCGCGACAGCAACACGCACGTCATCAACAGCCGCGCAGATTTCGACGCGTTCTTCGCGTCGACCGGGGGCAAGGAGGCGCAAGGCGGGTTCGCGCTGGCGCACTGGTCCGGCGATCCGGAGATCGAGACGGCGGTGAAGGATGCGCACAAGGTGACCATCCGCTGCATCCCGACCGGGGGGTTCGAAGGGGCGCCGTGGGCCGACGCGCTGACGGGTGAAGGGCAGTGCATCTTCACCGGCAAGCCCAGCCCGCGGCGCGTGGTGTTCGCGAAGTCGTACTGA
- a CDS encoding isoaspartyl peptidase/L-asparaginase, which yields MNYVILTHGGVTAPQSGSESCARAADEARRALDAGGEALAAAIGATARLEDDPRFNAGTGSNLRLDGRTVEMDAAVMASDGRFGAVACIERVKNPVLVAAKVVETPHLLLAGAGATAFARRLGFADHDPVTEEARRKHDRSLAALRGEGGDDETTNDAARFHALTATRFWNFDAEPIECDTVGAVVRDTHGRFAAAASTGGSTYSLRGRIGDVPLLGAGIYAGPHGAVAATGVGEEIARRFLARTVYDWLADGVAPARAAQRGVAMFPDVLAIGVLVVGRSGQAIASNRTMPSAQLVG from the coding sequence GTGAACTACGTCATCCTCACGCACGGCGGGGTGACCGCGCCGCAGAGCGGCTCGGAGAGCTGCGCCAGGGCCGCCGACGAGGCGCGCCGCGCGCTGGACGCGGGCGGAGAGGCGCTCGCGGCGGCGATCGGGGCGACCGCGCGCCTCGAGGACGACCCACGCTTCAACGCCGGGACGGGCTCGAACCTCCGCCTCGACGGGCGGACGGTCGAGATGGATGCGGCCGTGATGGCCAGCGATGGACGGTTCGGCGCAGTGGCGTGCATCGAGCGCGTGAAGAACCCCGTCCTTGTCGCCGCGAAGGTGGTGGAGACGCCGCACCTGCTCCTCGCCGGCGCCGGGGCGACGGCGTTCGCTCGCCGGCTGGGGTTCGCGGACCATGATCCGGTCACCGAGGAGGCGCGCCGGAAGCACGACCGCTCCCTCGCGGCGCTACGGGGCGAGGGCGGAGACGACGAAACCACGAACGACGCGGCGCGCTTCCATGCGCTCACGGCGACGCGGTTCTGGAACTTCGACGCCGAGCCGATCGAGTGCGACACCGTCGGGGCCGTCGTTCGCGACACGCACGGCCGGTTCGCCGCCGCGGCGTCGACGGGCGGGTCGACCTACTCGCTCCGCGGCCGCATCGGGGACGTGCCGCTCCTCGGCGCGGGGATCTACGCCGGCCCCCACGGCGCCGTGGCGGCGACGGGCGTCGGCGAGGAGATCGCGCGCCGCTTCCTCGCGCGGACCGTCTACGACTGGCTCGCCGACGGCGTCGCGCCCGCGCGCGCCGCGCAGCGCGGCGTCGCGATGTTCCCCGACGTTCTCGCGATCGGCGTGCTCGTCGTGGGGCGGAGCGGCCAGGCGATCGCCTCGAACCGCACCATGCCGAGCGCGCAGCTCGTGGGCTGA
- a CDS encoding sigma 54-interacting transcriptional regulator has protein sequence MPHDDLGAQDVHYESQLGVTDPIAMSQVRDALTQLSRERGTQPHVLLIIYHRQGAETVRLIEGVGVVIGRDPSADVAIPERSLSRRHARFTFQRGDVLIQDLGSTNGTFLSGQRVEHGVLKPGDEVVLGEITASLRVIASAELPVLNLDALDGRRGAPERRKMPSIENLVGGPTPVGALRTAGDEGLVMRSPAMRPVLETAMRLARSSAPVLLQGETGTGKDVFARLIHEAGPRHKMQMIRVGCSGVPAQLLESTLFGHEADAFPGATHAQEGVFEACAGGTVVLDEVGDLPPSCQAALLHVLDTGRMVRVGSTKEIEVDVRVVATTYRDLEAMCEAGTFRSDLLYRLNAVPLRIPPLCERREDIGPLAQRFLRQASEVHRRNVRSLDPETLALLEQYPWPGNVRELRSAIERAVVIARGHVITPLDLPESIHSLSAPKRTTPPPDRPPIELAGPPSSAPAIGLKAQMDRLETEIILDALRGTNGNLAMAARRLRMPLRTLQEKIASHGLKRSDYRDGPSSRSK, from the coding sequence ATGCCGCACGACGACCTCGGAGCACAGGACGTCCACTACGAGTCGCAGCTGGGCGTGACGGACCCGATCGCCATGTCGCAGGTCCGTGATGCGTTGACGCAGCTGAGCCGCGAGCGCGGGACGCAGCCGCACGTGCTGCTCATCATCTACCACCGGCAGGGCGCCGAGACGGTGCGGCTGATCGAGGGGGTCGGCGTCGTCATCGGCCGCGATCCGAGCGCCGATGTCGCGATCCCCGAGCGCAGCCTGTCGCGACGCCATGCGCGCTTCACGTTCCAGCGCGGCGACGTGCTCATCCAGGATCTCGGCTCCACGAACGGCACCTTCCTGAGCGGGCAGCGCGTCGAGCACGGCGTCTTGAAGCCCGGCGACGAGGTGGTGCTCGGGGAGATCACGGCGTCGCTGCGCGTGATCGCGAGCGCCGAGCTGCCGGTGCTGAACCTCGACGCGCTGGACGGGCGTCGTGGCGCCCCGGAGCGGAGAAAGATGCCGAGCATCGAGAACCTGGTGGGCGGACCCACGCCGGTGGGCGCGCTGCGCACGGCGGGCGACGAGGGGCTCGTGATGCGCAGCCCCGCGATGCGCCCGGTGCTCGAGACCGCCATGCGCCTCGCGCGCTCGTCCGCGCCTGTGCTGCTCCAGGGCGAGACGGGGACCGGCAAGGACGTGTTCGCGCGGCTGATCCACGAGGCTGGCCCCCGCCACAAGATGCAGATGATCCGCGTCGGATGCAGCGGCGTGCCTGCCCAGCTCCTCGAGAGCACGCTCTTCGGCCACGAGGCCGACGCCTTTCCCGGCGCGACCCACGCGCAAGAGGGCGTCTTCGAGGCGTGCGCTGGCGGCACCGTGGTGCTCGATGAGGTCGGCGACCTCCCTCCGTCCTGCCAGGCCGCGTTGCTGCACGTCCTCGACACCGGTCGCATGGTCCGCGTCGGCTCGACCAAGGAGATCGAGGTGGACGTGCGGGTCGTCGCGACCACCTACCGCGATCTCGAGGCGATGTGCGAGGCGGGCACGTTCCGTTCGGATCTGCTCTACCGGCTCAACGCGGTGCCGCTGCGCATCCCGCCGCTCTGCGAGCGGCGCGAGGACATCGGACCGCTGGCGCAGCGCTTCCTCCGGCAGGCGAGCGAGGTGCACCGCAGGAACGTGCGCTCGCTCGATCCGGAGACGCTCGCGCTCCTGGAGCAGTATCCCTGGCCGGGCAACGTGCGCGAGCTGCGCAGCGCCATCGAGCGGGCCGTCGTCATCGCGCGGGGGCATGTCATCACCCCGCTCGACCTGCCGGAGAGCATCCACTCCCTCTCGGCGCCCAAACGCACCACGCCGCCGCCGGATCGGCCTCCCATCGAGCTCGCAGGGCCGCCCAGCTCCGCGCCGGCCATCGGGCTCAAGGCACAGATGGACCGTCTGGAGACGGAGATCATCCTCGATGCCCTCCGCGGCACCAACGGCAACCTGGCGATGGCCGCCCGGCGGCTCAGGATGCCGCTGCGCACGCTCCAGGAGAAGATCGCGAGCCACGGACTGAAGCGCTCCGACTACCGGGACGGCCCGTCGTCGCGGTCGAAGTAG
- a CDS encoding protein-tyrosine phosphatase family protein, with translation MRLRPALVFLLLAPYALVFYAFLALRRASASLRPRHPWRTWVSPNLLIGGFLLPGDVAELRRLGVRAVINVSRELYDPVPALRAAGVEYLRIPCWDMCAPTLEEAARGVAFLERHIVAGHRVHVHCASGVGRSVTLALCYLATRGGIEVGDALALIERRRPRVALNPVQRAFVERYVAWHRAHAEGRARAAPPVITSGAGGTSG, from the coding sequence GTGCGCCTTCGCCCTGCGCTGGTGTTCCTCCTGCTCGCGCCGTACGCCCTCGTTTTCTATGCATTCCTGGCGCTGCGCCGCGCCTCCGCGTCGCTCCGGCCGCGGCACCCGTGGCGCACGTGGGTGAGCCCGAACCTCCTGATCGGGGGGTTCCTTCTCCCAGGCGACGTCGCCGAGCTCCGTCGCCTCGGCGTCCGCGCCGTGATCAACGTGTCGCGCGAGCTGTACGACCCGGTGCCCGCGCTGCGCGCGGCGGGGGTCGAGTACCTGCGCATCCCCTGCTGGGACATGTGCGCTCCCACGCTCGAGGAGGCCGCGCGCGGCGTGGCGTTCCTCGAGCGGCATATCGTCGCTGGCCACCGTGTCCACGTCCACTGCGCGAGCGGCGTGGGCAGGAGCGTCACGCTCGCGCTCTGCTACCTCGCCACCCGCGGCGGCATCGAGGTGGGCGACGCGCTCGCCCTCATCGAGCGACGGCGCCCGCGCGTCGCGCTGAACCCCGTGCAGCGCGCGTTCGTCGAGCGCTACGTCGCGTGGCACCGGGCGCACGCGGAGGGCCGTGCGCGCGCGGCGCCGCCCGTGATCACCTCCGGCGCAGGAGGGACTTCAGGCTGA